Proteins encoded by one window of Arabidopsis thaliana chromosome 2, partial sequence:
- a CDS encoding Leucine-rich repeat protein kinase family protein has product MQISLQIHLSSFTFLLLIFLLPVLSESQVASSESQTLLEIQKQLQYPQVLQSWTDTTNFCHIRPSPSLRIICLHGHVTELTVTGNRTSKLSGSFHKLFTLLTQLSSLKTLSLTSLGISGSLSPKIITKLSPSLESLNLSSNFISGKIPEEIVSLKNLKSLVLRDNMFWGFVSDDLRGLSNLQELDLGGNKLGPEVPSLPSKLTTVSLKNNSFRSKIPEQIKKLNNLQSLDLSSNEFTGSIPEFLFSIPSLQILSLDQNLLSGSLPNSSCTSSKIITLDVSHNLLTGKLPSCYSSKSFSNQTVLFSFNCLSLIGTPNAKYQRPLSFCQNQASKAIAVEPIPKAKDKDSARIKLGLVILIIIGVIILAAILVLLVLIALKRRRSRSEDDPFEVNNSNNERHASDKVSVCSTTTASSKSLPDSRRVPQTMRSAVIGLPPYRVFSLEELEEATNDFDAASLFCEQLYRGCLREGIPVTVRVIKLKQKSLPQSLAQQMEVLSKLRHMHLVSVLGHSIASNQDHNQHAGHTIFIVQEYISSGSLRDFLTNCRKKEVLKWPQRMAIAIGVARGIQFLHMGVAPGIFGNNLKIENIMLDETLTVKISGYTIPLPSKVGEERPQAKKPRSNEDREKEDVYQFGVILLQIITGKVVAAGSSEMGSLKLQVCSVSVRTFSSLRIRHGLQI; this is encoded by the exons ATGCAGATTTCTCTTCAAATCCATTTATCTTCcttcacttttcttcttcttattttccttcttccaGTACTCTCTGAGTCTCAGGTAGCTTCAAGTGAATCACAAACTCTTCTTGAAATCCAGAAGCAACTACAATATCCACAGGTTCTTCAATCATGGACTGATACAACCAACTTCTGTCACATTCGTCCGTCTCCTTCCTTGAGAATCATCTGCCTCCATGGTCACGTAACAGAGTTAACCGTCACCGGGAACAGAACTAGTAAGCTCTCTGGAAGTTTTCATAAACTCTTCACTCTTCTTACACAACTATCGAGCTTAAAGACTTTGTCTCTTACTTCTCTCGGAATTTCTGGTTCTCTTTCTCCTAAGATCATCACTAAGCTATCACCGTCTCTTGAGTCTCTCAATCTTAGCTCTAATTTCATCTCTGGGAAGATTCCAGAAGAGATTGTGTctttgaagaatctgaaaagCCTTGTTTTAAGAGACAATATGTTCTGGGGTTTTGTCTCTGATGATCTCAGAGGATTATCAAATCTTCAAGAGCTGGATTTGGGAGGTAATAAACTCGGTCCTGAAGTTCCTTCACTCCCAAGTAAGCTCACCACTGTTTCATTGAAGAACAACTCCTTTAGATCCAAGATTCCAGAACAGATCAAGAAGCTGAATAACCTTCAAAGTTTAGACCTTTCTTCCAACGAATTCACCGGGTCGATTCCAGAGTTTCTGTTTTCGATTCCTTCTCTTCAAATTCTCAGTTTGGATCAGAATCTGTTAAGCGGGTCACTTCCAAATTCTTCTTGCACCTCCTCAAAGATTATAACTTTAGACGTGTCTCACAATCTTTTAACTGGAAAGCTTCCTTCTTGCTACTCTTCAAAGAGTTTCAGTAATCAGACAGTGCTTTTCTCATTCAACTGCTTGTCTTTGATTGGCACTCCTAACGCGAAGTATCAGCGTCCGCTTTCTTTCTGTCAAAACCAAGCAAGCAAGGCAATAGCTGTGGAACCTATCCCCAAGGCTAAAGATAAAGATTCTGCAAGAATCAAACTCGGGTTAGTGATTTTGATAATCATCGGTGTGATCATCCTTGCAGCAATTTTGGTTCTGTTGGTTTTGATTGCcctcaaaagaagaagatcaagatcAGAAGATGATCCTTTTGAAGTGAACAACAGCAACAATGAGAGACATGCCTCTGATAAAGTCTCTGTTTGCAGCACCACAACTGCCAGCTCTAAGTCATTACCAGATTCAA GACGTGTACCACAGACAATGAGATCTGCAGTGATTGGTTTGCCACCGTACCGCGTTTTCTCCTTGGAGGAACTGGAAGAAGCGACTAACGACTTTGATGCAGCTAGCCTGTTCTGCGAAcag CTGTATAGAGGTTGTCTAAGAGAAGGCATACCAGTGACAGTGCGAGTTATCAAGCTGAAGCAGAAGAGCTTGCCACAAAGCTTAGCTCAACAGATGGAAGTTTTATCAAAGCTAAGGCATATGCATTTGGTTAGCGTTCTTGGACACTCCATTGCCAGTAACCAAGACCACAATCAACACGCTGGACACACCATCTTCATTGTTCAAGAATACATCTCTAGTGGATCATTGCGGGACTTTCTCACAA ACTGTAGGAAGAAAGAGGTACTGAAATGGCCTCAGAGAATGGCGATAGCAATAGGAGTCGCTCGAGGGATACAGTTCTTGCATATGGGAGTAGCACCAGGAATCTTTGGGAACAATTTGAAGATAGAGAACATCATGCTTGATGAAACACTCACAGTAAAAATCAGTGGCTATACTATTCCTTTACCATCCAAG GTTGGAGAAGAGAGGCCTCAAGCCAAAAAACCTCggag TAAtgaagatagagagaaagaagatgtgTACCAGTTTGGAGTGATACTACTACAAATCATCACAGGGAAAGTAGTTGCTGCAGGATCTTCAGAGATGGGAAGTTTGAAGCTTCAGGTCTGTTCTGTTTCAGTCAGAACCTTTTCATCTTTAAGAATCCGACACGGCTTACAAATTTAG
- a CDS encoding L-aminoadipate-semialdehyde dehydrogenase-phosphopantetheinyl transferase has translation MSQIQRIFSIELPSLVPLQLPSRMETHLWYVVPDEVKSISLLKHYSQILSPSENDKVLQMRGNKLQKNALLARTLVRTTIARYQTNNVVDPRTLIFKKNMYGKPEVDWQSYKNCDSPPLHFNISHTDSLISCGVTVHVPVGIDLEEMERKIKHDVLALAERFYSADEVKFLSAIPDPEVQRKEFIKLWTLKEAYVKALGKGFSGAPFNTFTIQSKAGTNGGYNLCKFFFRLSSHSGIE, from the exons ATGTCACAAATTCAGAGAATCTTCTCGATCGAATTGCCTTCACTGGTTCCTCTGCAACTTCCATCTCGGAT GGAGACTCATCTATGGTATGTTGTTCCAGATGAAGTGAAAAGTATatctcttttaaaacactACTCTCAAATTCTGTCACCATCTGAGAATGATAAAGTTCTTCAGATGCGAGGTAATAAGCTTCAGAAGAATGCTTTGCTTGCTCGCACATTGGTTCGCACCACCATTGCTAGAT atCAGACAAACAATGTGGTCGATCCTAGGACCTTGATATTCAAGAAGAACATGTATGGGAAGCCTGAG GTAGATTGGCAGAGTTATAAGAACTGTGATAGCCCACCATTGCATTTTAACATCTCCCACACAGATTCATTGATTTCCTGTGGAGTGACTGTACATGTTCCT GTTGGTATTGATcttgaagaaatggaaaggAAGATAAAACATGATGTCTTAGCATTAGCAGAAAGATTTTACTCTGCTGATGAAGTGAAGTTTTTGTCAGCTATACCAGACCCGGAAGTTCAGCGAAAGGAGTTTATTAAGTTATGGACTCTTAAG GAAGCATATGTGAAAGCATTAGGAAAAGGCTTCTCTGGTGCACCTTTTAATACCTTCACAATCCAGTCTAAGGCTGGAACAAATGGAGGCTACAATctttgcaagtttttttttagactTTCATCACACTCTGGAATTGAATAG
- a CDS encoding Leucine-rich repeat protein kinase family protein (Leucine-rich repeat protein kinase family protein; FUNCTIONS IN: protein serine/threonine kinase activity, protein kinase activity, ATP binding; INVOLVED IN: transmembrane receptor protein tyrosine kinase signaling pathway, protein amino acid phosphorylation; LOCATED IN: endomembrane system; EXPRESSED IN: 22 plant structures; EXPRESSED DURING: 13 growth stages; CONTAINS InterPro DOMAIN/s: Protein kinase, catalytic domain (InterPro:IPR000719), Leucine-rich repeat (InterPro:IPR001611), Serine-threonine/tyrosine-protein kinase (InterPro:IPR001245), Protein kinase-like domain (InterPro:IPR011009); BEST Arabidopsis thaliana protein match is: Leucine-rich repeat protein kinase family protein (TAIR:AT1G14390.1); Has 90498 Blast hits to 51050 proteins in 1587 species: Archae - 36; Bacteria - 4349; Metazoa - 18583; Fungi - 1583; Plants - 60249; Viruses - 102; Other Eukaryotes - 5596 (source: NCBI BLink).) yields MQISLQIHLSSFTFLLLIFLLPVLSESQVASSESQTLLEIQKQLQYPQVLQSWTDTTNFCHIRPSPSLRIICLHGHVTELTVTGNRTSKLSGSFHKLFTLLTQLSSLKTLSLTSLGISGSLSPKIITKLSPSLESLNLSSNFISGKIPEEIVSLKNLKSLVLRDNMFWGFVSDDLRGLSNLQELDLGGNKLGPEVPSLPSKLTTVSLKNNSFRSKIPEQIKKLNNLQSLDLSSNEFTGSIPEFLFSIPSLQILSLDQNLLSGSLPNSSCTSSKIITLDVSHNLLTGKLPSCYSSKSFSNQTVLFSFNCLSLIGTPNAKYQRPLSFCQNQASKAIAVEPIPKAKDKDSARIKLGLVILIIIGVIILAAILVLLVLIALKRRRSRSEDDPFEVNNSNNERHASDKVSVCSTTTASSKSLPDSRRVPQTMRSAVIGLPPYRVFSLEELEEATNDFDAASLFCEQLYRGCLREGIPVTVRVIKLKQKSLPQSLAQQMEVLSKLRHMHLVSVLGHSIASNQDHNQHAGHTIFIVQEYISSGSLRDFLTNCRKKEVLKWPQRMAIAIGVARGIQFLHMGVAPGIFGNNLKIENIMLDETLTVKISGYTIPLPSKVGEERPQAKKPRSNEDREKEDVYQFGVILLQIITGKVVAAGSSEMGSLKLQLENGLRDEPSVLSSLADPSVKGSYAYESLRTTVEFAINCLCEDQSKRPSIEDVVWNLQYTIQVQQGWRPSSGNHESSMKAIYE; encoded by the exons ATGCAGATTTCTCTTCAAATCCATTTATCTTCcttcacttttcttcttcttattttccttcttccaGTACTCTCTGAGTCTCAGGTAGCTTCAAGTGAATCACAAACTCTTCTTGAAATCCAGAAGCAACTACAATATCCACAGGTTCTTCAATCATGGACTGATACAACCAACTTCTGTCACATTCGTCCGTCTCCTTCCTTGAGAATCATCTGCCTCCATGGTCACGTAACAGAGTTAACCGTCACCGGGAACAGAACTAGTAAGCTCTCTGGAAGTTTTCATAAACTCTTCACTCTTCTTACACAACTATCGAGCTTAAAGACTTTGTCTCTTACTTCTCTCGGAATTTCTGGTTCTCTTTCTCCTAAGATCATCACTAAGCTATCACCGTCTCTTGAGTCTCTCAATCTTAGCTCTAATTTCATCTCTGGGAAGATTCCAGAAGAGATTGTGTctttgaagaatctgaaaagCCTTGTTTTAAGAGACAATATGTTCTGGGGTTTTGTCTCTGATGATCTCAGAGGATTATCAAATCTTCAAGAGCTGGATTTGGGAGGTAATAAACTCGGTCCTGAAGTTCCTTCACTCCCAAGTAAGCTCACCACTGTTTCATTGAAGAACAACTCCTTTAGATCCAAGATTCCAGAACAGATCAAGAAGCTGAATAACCTTCAAAGTTTAGACCTTTCTTCCAACGAATTCACCGGGTCGATTCCAGAGTTTCTGTTTTCGATTCCTTCTCTTCAAATTCTCAGTTTGGATCAGAATCTGTTAAGCGGGTCACTTCCAAATTCTTCTTGCACCTCCTCAAAGATTATAACTTTAGACGTGTCTCACAATCTTTTAACTGGAAAGCTTCCTTCTTGCTACTCTTCAAAGAGTTTCAGTAATCAGACAGTGCTTTTCTCATTCAACTGCTTGTCTTTGATTGGCACTCCTAACGCGAAGTATCAGCGTCCGCTTTCTTTCTGTCAAAACCAAGCAAGCAAGGCAATAGCTGTGGAACCTATCCCCAAGGCTAAAGATAAAGATTCTGCAAGAATCAAACTCGGGTTAGTGATTTTGATAATCATCGGTGTGATCATCCTTGCAGCAATTTTGGTTCTGTTGGTTTTGATTGCcctcaaaagaagaagatcaagatcAGAAGATGATCCTTTTGAAGTGAACAACAGCAACAATGAGAGACATGCCTCTGATAAAGTCTCTGTTTGCAGCACCACAACTGCCAGCTCTAAGTCATTACCAGATTCAA GACGTGTACCACAGACAATGAGATCTGCAGTGATTGGTTTGCCACCGTACCGCGTTTTCTCCTTGGAGGAACTGGAAGAAGCGACTAACGACTTTGATGCAGCTAGCCTGTTCTGCGAAcag CTGTATAGAGGTTGTCTAAGAGAAGGCATACCAGTGACAGTGCGAGTTATCAAGCTGAAGCAGAAGAGCTTGCCACAAAGCTTAGCTCAACAGATGGAAGTTTTATCAAAGCTAAGGCATATGCATTTGGTTAGCGTTCTTGGACACTCCATTGCCAGTAACCAAGACCACAATCAACACGCTGGACACACCATCTTCATTGTTCAAGAATACATCTCTAGTGGATCATTGCGGGACTTTCTCACAA ACTGTAGGAAGAAAGAGGTACTGAAATGGCCTCAGAGAATGGCGATAGCAATAGGAGTCGCTCGAGGGATACAGTTCTTGCATATGGGAGTAGCACCAGGAATCTTTGGGAACAATTTGAAGATAGAGAACATCATGCTTGATGAAACACTCACAGTAAAAATCAGTGGCTATACTATTCCTTTACCATCCAAG GTTGGAGAAGAGAGGCCTCAAGCCAAAAAACCTCggag TAAtgaagatagagagaaagaagatgtgTACCAGTTTGGAGTGATACTACTACAAATCATCACAGGGAAAGTAGTTGCTGCAGGATCTTCAGAGATGGGAAGTTTGAAGCTTCAG CTGGAGAACGGTTTGAGAGATGAACCATCAGTATTGAGCAGCTTAGCAGATCCATCTGTTAAAGGATCATATGCTTATGAGTCGTTGAGGACGACAGTAGAGTTTGCTATCAACTGTCTTTGCGAAGATCAGAGCAAGCGTCCTTCCATAGAAGACGTTGTGTGGAATCTACAGTATACAATTCAAGTGCAGCAAGGATGGAGACCAAGCAGTGGGAATCATGAATCATCCATGAAAGCAATATATGAATGA
- a CDS encoding L-aminoadipate-semialdehyde dehydrogenase-phosphopantetheinyl transferase — protein MSQIQRIFSIELPSLVPLQLPSRMETHLWYVVPDEVKSISLLKHYSQILSPSENDKVLQMRDQTNNVVDPRTLIFKKNMYGKPEVDWQSYKNCDSPPLHFNISHTDSLISCGVTVHVPVGIDLEEMERKIKHDVLALAERFYSADEVKFLSAIPDPEVQRKEFIKLWTLKEAYVKALGKGFSGAPFNTFTIQSKAGTNGGYNLCKFFFRLSSHSGIE, from the exons ATGTCACAAATTCAGAGAATCTTCTCGATCGAATTGCCTTCACTGGTTCCTCTGCAACTTCCATCTCGGAT GGAGACTCATCTATGGTATGTTGTTCCAGATGAAGTGAAAAGTATatctcttttaaaacactACTCTCAAATTCTGTCACCATCTGAGAATGATAAAGTTCTTCAGATGCGAG atCAGACAAACAATGTGGTCGATCCTAGGACCTTGATATTCAAGAAGAACATGTATGGGAAGCCTGAG GTAGATTGGCAGAGTTATAAGAACTGTGATAGCCCACCATTGCATTTTAACATCTCCCACACAGATTCATTGATTTCCTGTGGAGTGACTGTACATGTTCCT GTTGGTATTGATcttgaagaaatggaaaggAAGATAAAACATGATGTCTTAGCATTAGCAGAAAGATTTTACTCTGCTGATGAAGTGAAGTTTTTGTCAGCTATACCAGACCCGGAAGTTCAGCGAAAGGAGTTTATTAAGTTATGGACTCTTAAG GAAGCATATGTGAAAGCATTAGGAAAAGGCTTCTCTGGTGCACCTTTTAATACCTTCACAATCCAGTCTAAGGCTGGAACAAATGGAGGCTACAATctttgcaagtttttttttagactTTCATCACACTCTGGAATTGAATAG
- a CDS encoding 4'-phosphopantetheinyl transferase domain protein (4'-phosphopantetheinyl transferase superfamily; FUNCTIONS IN: holo-[acyl-carrier-protein] synthase activity, magnesium ion binding; INVOLVED IN: macromolecule biosynthetic process; LOCATED IN: cellular_component unknown; CONTAINS InterPro DOMAIN/s: 4'-phosphopantetheinyl transferase (InterPro:IPR008278); BEST Arabidopsis thaliana protein match is: 4'-phosphopantetheinyl transferase superfamily (TAIR:AT3G11470.1); Has 1867 Blast hits to 1863 proteins in 711 species: Archae - 4; Bacteria - 1515; Metazoa - 102; Fungi - 36; Plants - 117; Viruses - 0; Other Eukaryotes - 93 (source: NCBI BLink).), with amino-acid sequence MEDSGMKCVFVTTNMDTRLGLLMDKDDTVSTFKEKICKEHEQCFPSFGNITISALKVNCCGQLYHLVDSLTLNTAFQSNESFLFVDVLRVEEKGKMLTGETPLSNPSLLERETNDLTIKEAPVTQAGDDKTKKRKLKSLDSTKRSHKKRSLGDQSSGKGEVESLAMSPTGKDLEKGEKSAATIDQENDLALVDDENESHEEDVRVGAIVEDINQSADVENEGLNKDGVDGKYADEATTSVKAAKKGRTKKDKAAPTKEDTEVASSSRNVDHDVVIREPQENVS; translated from the exons ATGGAAGATTCCGGCATGAAATGTGTCTTTGTAACTACTAATATGGATACTCGTCTGGGCCTTCTCATGGACAAGGATGATACTGTATCTACATTCAAAG AGAAAATCTGCAAAGAGCATGAACAGTGTTTCCCTAGTTTTGGAAACATCACTATCTCCGCTTTGAAG gtTAACTGTTGCGGTCAACTTTATCATTTAGTTGATTCTCTGACTTTGAACACGGCTTTCCAAAGCAACGAAtcgtttctttttgttgatgtgCTGAGGGTTGAGGAGAAGGGTAAAATGCTGACTGGAGAAACTCCTTTGTCAAACCCTAGTTTACTTGAGAGAGAGACCAATGATCTGACTATTAAGGAAGCTCCGGTAACCCAAGCTGGTgatgataaaactaaaaagaggAAACTGAAAAGTTTGGATAGTACCAAAAGAAGTCATAAGAAACGATCTCTTGGGGATCAGTCAAGTGGAAAAGGAGAGGTTGAGTCTTTGGCAATGTCACCAACAGGAAAAG ATCTTGAAAAGGGAGAAAAAAGTGCTGCTACGATTGACCAAGAGAATGATCTTGCACTTGTGGATGATGAGAACGAGAGTCATGAAGAAGATGTTCGTGTAGGAGCAATAGTAGAag ACATCAATCAATCTGCTGATGTTGAGAACGAAGGGCTCAACAAAGATGGTGTTGATGGAAAATATGCTGATGAGGCTACTACATCTGTGAAGGCTGCTAAGAAAGGAAGGACAAAGAAAGACAAGGCAGCCCCGACTAAAGAAGATACTGAAGTTGCTTCTAGCTCAAGGAACGTTGATCACGATGTTGTTATCAGAGAGCCGCAGGAGAATGTAAGTTAg
- a CDS encoding L-aminoadipate-semialdehyde dehydrogenase-phosphopantetheinyl transferase translates to MRGNKLQKNALLARTLVRTTIARYQTNNVVDPRTLIFKKNMYGKPEVDWQSYKNCDSPPLHFNISHTDSLISCGVTVHVPVGIDLEEMERKIKHDVLALAERFYSADEVKFLSAIPDPEVQRKEFIKLWTLKEAYVKALGKGFSGAPFNTFTIQSKAGTNGGYNLCKFFFRLSSHSGIE, encoded by the exons ATGCGAGGTAATAAGCTTCAGAAGAATGCTTTGCTTGCTCGCACATTGGTTCGCACCACCATTGCTAGAT atCAGACAAACAATGTGGTCGATCCTAGGACCTTGATATTCAAGAAGAACATGTATGGGAAGCCTGAG GTAGATTGGCAGAGTTATAAGAACTGTGATAGCCCACCATTGCATTTTAACATCTCCCACACAGATTCATTGATTTCCTGTGGAGTGACTGTACATGTTCCT GTTGGTATTGATcttgaagaaatggaaaggAAGATAAAACATGATGTCTTAGCATTAGCAGAAAGATTTTACTCTGCTGATGAAGTGAAGTTTTTGTCAGCTATACCAGACCCGGAAGTTCAGCGAAAGGAGTTTATTAAGTTATGGACTCTTAAG GAAGCATATGTGAAAGCATTAGGAAAAGGCTTCTCTGGTGCACCTTTTAATACCTTCACAATCCAGTCTAAGGCTGGAACAAATGGAGGCTACAATctttgcaagtttttttttagactTTCATCACACTCTGGAATTGAATAG
- a CDS encoding Pentatricopeptide repeat (PPR) superfamily protein (Pentatricopeptide repeat (PPR) superfamily protein; CONTAINS InterPro DOMAIN/s: Pentatricopeptide repeat (InterPro:IPR002885); BEST Arabidopsis thaliana protein match is: Pentatricopeptide repeat (PPR) superfamily protein (TAIR:AT2G13600.1); Has 42683 Blast hits to 13925 proteins in 241 species: Archae - 0; Bacteria - 4; Metazoa - 114; Fungi - 172; Plants - 41670; Viruses - 0; Other Eukaryotes - 723 (source: NCBI BLink).), which yields MINLTRQRYRVSNLVTGGTSLDVILSHSPNKFTFPPLLKSCAKLGDVVQGRILHAQVVKTGFFVDVFTATALVSMYMKVKQVTDALKVLDEMPERGIASVNAAVSGLLENGFCRDAFRMFGDARVSGSGMNSVTVASVLGGCGDIEGGMQLHCLAMKSGFEMEVYVGTSLVSMYSRCGEWVLAARMFEKVPHKSVVTYNAFISGLMENGVMNLVPSVFNLMRKFSSEEPNDVTFVNAITACASLLNLQYGRQLHGLVMKKEFQFETMVGTALIDMYSKCRCWKSAYIVFTELKDTRNLISWNSVISGMMINGQHETAVELFEKLDSEGLKPDSATWNSLISGFSQLGKVIEAFKFFERMLSVVMVPSLKCLTSLLSACSDIWTLKNGKEIHGHVIKAAAERDIFVLTSLIDMYMKCGLSSWARRIFDRFEPKPKDPVFWNVMISGYGKHGECESAIEIFELLREEKVEPSLATFTAVLSACSHCGNVEKGSQIFRLMQEEYGYKPSTEHIGCMIDLLGRSGRLREAKEVIDQMSEPSSSVYSSLLGSCRQHLDPVLGEEAAMKLAELEPENPAPFVILSSIYAALERWEDVESIRQVIDQKQLVKLPGLSLSG from the coding sequence ATGATAAACCTAACGAGACAGAGATACCGAGTCTCGAATCTCGTGACCGGTGGAACTTCGCTGGATGTGATTTTGTCTCACTCTCCTAACAAGTTCACATTCCCGCCTCTTCTTAAATCATGCGCGAAGCTTGGAGATGTTGTACAAGGTCGGATTCTGCATGCCCAAGTCGTCAAAACTGGGTTTTTCGTTGATGTGTTCACGGCAACGGCTTTGGTGAGTATGTATATGAAGGTGAAGCAGGTGACGGATGCTCTTAAGGTGCTCGATGAAATGCCTGAGAGGGGTATTGCGAGTGTTAATGCAGCGGTTTCTGGGCTTTTGGAGAATGGGTTTTGTAGAGATGCGTTTAGGATGTTTGGGGATGCTAGGGTTTCTGGGTCTGGGATGAATTCGGTTACCGTTGCTAGTGTTTTGGGTGGTTGTGGGGATATTGAAGGAGGGATGCAATTGCATTGTTTGGCGATGAAATCAGGTTTTGAGATGGAAGTTTACGTTGGAACCTCTCTTGTTTCAATGTATTCGAGATGTGGAGAGTGGGTTTTGGCTGCGAGAATGTTCGAAAAGGTTCCTCATAAGAGTGTTGTTACCTACAATGCTTTTATCTCTGGATTGATGGAGAATGGAGTTATGAATTTGGTTCCTAGTGTTTTCAATCTCATGAGGAAGTTTTCAAGTGAAGAACCAAATGATGTTACTTTTGTTAATGCAATAACTGCTTGCGCTAGTCTTTTGAATCTCCAGTATGGTAGGCAACTTCATGGTCTTGTCatgaaaaaagagtttcagTTTGAGACAATGGTTGGTACTGCTCTCATTGATATGTATTCGAAATGTCGGTGTTGGAAATCAGCTTACATTGTTTTCACCGAGCTGAAAGATACCAGGAACTTGATATCTTGGAACTCTGTTATCTCTGGAATGATGATTAATGGACAGCATGAGACAGCAGTTGAGTTGTTTGAAAAGTTGGATTCCGAGGGACTTAAGCCTGATTCAGCGACGTGGAATTCACTGATCAGTGGCTTTTCACAATTAGGGAAAGTAATTGAAGCTTTCAAGTTCTTTGAGAGAATGCTATCAGTAGTTATGGTTCCTAGTTTGAAATGTCTCACTAGCCTTTTATCTGCTTGTTCAGATATTTGGACTTTGAAGAACGGCAAAGAGATCCATGGGCATGTCATTAAAGCTGCAGCGGAAAGggatatatttgttttaacgTCTCTCATTGACATGTACATGAAATGTGGGCTCTCCTCGTGGGCACGCCGGATCTTTGATCGATTTGAACCGAAACCCAAGGATCCCGTGTTCTGGAACGTTATGATATCTGGATATGGTAAACATGGAGAGTGTGAGTCTGCAATTGAAATATTCGAACTATTACGAGAGGAGAAAGTAGAACCGAGTTTAGCAACCTTTACTGCTGTTCTATCTGCGTGTAGTCACTGTGGCAATGTCGAGAAGGGTTCTCAAATATTTAGGTTGATGCAGGAAGAATATGGATATAAACCTAGTACAGAGCACATAGGTTGTATGATTGATCTTTTGGGTCGGTCTGGGAGATTAAGAGAGGCCAAGGAGGTAATAGATCAAATGTCAGAACCATCGTCTTCGGTTTACTCTTCCTTGCTCGGTTCATGTAGGCAACACCTAGATCCAGTTCTTGGAGAGGAAGCGGCAATGAAGCTAGCAGAGTTAGAGCCAGAGAATCCAGCTCCATTTGTGATCTTGTCCAGTATATATGCTGCATTAGAAAGATGGGAAGATGTGGAAAGTATCAGGCAGGTAATAGATCAGAAGCAACTGGTGAAACTTCCAGGTCTTAGTTTGTCTGGTTAA
- the UBC2 gene encoding ubiquiting-conjugating enzyme 2, protein MSTPARKRLMRDFKRLQQDPPAGISGAPQDNNIMLWNAVIFGPDDTPWDGGTFKLSLQFSEDYPNKPPTVRFVSRMFHPNIYADGSICLDILQNQWSPIYDVAAILTSIQSLLCDPNPNSPANSEAARMFSESKREYNRRVREVVEQSWTAD, encoded by the exons ATGTCGACTCCAGCGAGGAAGAGATTGATGAGGGATTTCAAGAGGTTGCAGCAAGACCCACCTGCAGGAATTAGTGGTGCTCCACAAGACAACAATATCATGTTGTGGAATGCTGTTATATTCGG GCCTGATGATACCCCTTGGGATGGAG GTACTTTCAAATTGTCACTGCAGTTTTCGGAAGATTATCCAAATAAACCACCAACAGTGCGGTTTGTTTCACGGATGTTCCATCCAAACA TTTATGCTGATGGGAGTATATGCTTGGACATTCTCCAAAACCAATGGAGTCCAATATACGATGTCGCTGCTATACTAACCTCCATTCAg TCATTGCTATGTGATCCTAATCCGAATTCTCCTGCAAATTCGGAAGCTGCACGAATGTTCAGTGAAAGCAAGCGCGAGTACAACAGAAGAGTCCGCGAGGTTGTCGAACAAAGCTGGACTGCCGACTAG